In Cellvibrio polysaccharolyticus, a genomic segment contains:
- a CDS encoding PemB family protein — protein MHTSTRLARFSMVILIALLAACEKPAVSSLAINTLTGESLQLNSRHFYVNPALPASKPHTFQFKNLHDAVAAADSGSEQQPMVIYLEPDVYPMNGTETDRGLYIHQDWLSLIGLASDPQDVVLADNRGHTIGASSEKGSSPAETLFVTGTGFRAENLTLGNYCNVDLVYPKDPSKNQPKRSATITQAYVIGAHHPDKVLDKYVFKNVRFVSMLDTIALGHVKRAYYENVYVQGTDDYMGGGDIHVMKNAVLHNYTSKPVYSAGKNGMAFIDSEWRVAFSDPQDLTITKVSSPIYLINNNFSDTNGNLRDIRWANYPRSDVQSMSWRTTREGEPYTIQPQANTLLLSDRQAAAFSVHNLLKGEDDWDPAGDKATDPATTDAAINVSVTANATLRTGEAPVILQASVFPADASQTIHWHADNDMLTLEPIDSQSVRVIGHNDSEASATVQVTASAENGIYNHSVVTVHPALLPAPAFISKPALSGVNAGSLQLSYALDLAHGKHTRPDHSHVTWYRARDKDGSNALPVAISHGNQPLLQYALTTGDVGHYLLATVAPAHNRSQPGEPQLVISARAITLNDIPGDGLAKFNISTDFKHLPTGWQPQLLDGTWTQDTFYPKDQKVAWRAEETTPWTYDRGINGAGQQTGLLTTAQGARLLYSQSVSIDDMRVVVEMNPAKMASQGFGSPNGQYLEIYIKYDTRSQSGYALRIERTNKYGFATDYTLYRYENGVGKAISDSISTTAFSPGARVELTISKGVFTAKATTSSARSSDQIAAGLPDSVTLLAQVENNTFGGAGLQHTGTVGGESRLQITRLSINYDINEDH, from the coding sequence ATGCACACGTCAACCCGCCTTGCCCGCTTCTCGATGGTGATATTGATCGCCTTGCTGGCCGCCTGCGAAAAGCCGGCCGTTAGCTCGCTGGCGATTAACACTCTGACCGGAGAGAGTTTACAGCTCAACAGCCGACACTTTTATGTCAACCCGGCGCTGCCCGCCAGCAAACCGCACACCTTTCAATTCAAAAACCTGCATGACGCTGTCGCCGCTGCAGACAGCGGCAGCGAACAACAGCCGATGGTGATTTACCTGGAGCCGGATGTGTACCCGATGAACGGTACAGAAACCGATCGCGGTTTGTACATCCATCAGGATTGGCTGTCGCTGATCGGTTTGGCCAGCGATCCACAGGACGTAGTACTGGCGGATAACCGCGGACACACCATTGGTGCCTCCAGCGAAAAAGGTTCATCGCCGGCTGAAACCCTGTTTGTAACAGGCACCGGCTTTCGTGCGGAAAATCTGACCCTGGGCAATTACTGCAACGTGGATCTGGTGTACCCGAAAGACCCGTCCAAAAATCAACCAAAACGCTCTGCCACCATTACTCAGGCTTATGTAATAGGCGCGCATCATCCGGACAAGGTGCTGGATAAATACGTGTTTAAAAATGTACGTTTTGTCAGCATGCTCGACACCATAGCGCTCGGCCATGTAAAGCGCGCTTATTATGAAAACGTGTACGTTCAGGGCACCGATGATTACATGGGCGGCGGCGATATTCATGTTATGAAGAACGCGGTTCTGCACAACTACACCAGCAAACCGGTGTACAGCGCAGGCAAAAACGGCATGGCATTTATTGACAGTGAATGGCGGGTCGCCTTTTCCGACCCGCAGGATCTCACCATCACCAAAGTGTCTTCACCGATTTATTTGATCAACAATAATTTCTCGGATACTAACGGCAACCTGCGCGATATTCGCTGGGCCAACTATCCGCGCAGTGATGTGCAATCCATGAGTTGGCGCACCACCCGCGAGGGCGAGCCTTATACCATCCAGCCACAGGCCAATACGCTATTGCTCAGCGACCGCCAGGCGGCGGCGTTTAGCGTACACAACTTGCTGAAGGGCGAAGACGACTGGGACCCGGCTGGCGATAAAGCCACCGACCCGGCAACCACCGATGCGGCCATCAATGTGAGCGTTACGGCCAATGCAACCCTGCGCACCGGCGAAGCGCCAGTTATCTTACAGGCCTCGGTATTCCCTGCTGATGCCAGCCAGACCATCCATTGGCATGCCGACAATGACATGCTGACCCTGGAGCCGATTGATAGCCAATCGGTACGCGTGATCGGCCACAACGACAGCGAAGCAAGTGCCACCGTCCAGGTTACCGCGTCGGCAGAAAATGGTATTTACAATCACAGTGTGGTGACGGTGCACCCGGCACTGCTGCCTGCCCCGGCGTTCATCAGCAAACCGGCGTTATCCGGTGTTAATGCAGGCAGCCTGCAATTAAGTTATGCGCTGGATCTCGCTCACGGCAAGCACACCCGCCCCGACCACTCACACGTCACCTGGTACCGCGCCCGCGATAAAGACGGCAGCAATGCCTTGCCGGTTGCCATTTCCCACGGCAACCAGCCACTGCTGCAATACGCCTTGACCACCGGGGACGTCGGCCATTACCTGCTGGCAACGGTTGCCCCGGCGCACAATCGTAGCCAGCCGGGCGAGCCTCAATTAGTCATCAGCGCTCGCGCTATTACGCTGAACGATATACCGGGCGATGGCCTGGCCAAATTCAACATCAGCACAGATTTCAAACACCTGCCCACCGGCTGGCAACCGCAACTCCTCGACGGCACCTGGACCCAGGATACCTTTTACCCGAAAGATCAAAAAGTCGCCTGGCGCGCCGAAGAAACCACGCCCTGGACATACGACCGTGGCATCAACGGCGCTGGCCAGCAAACCGGCCTGCTGACCACCGCCCAGGGCGCACGTCTGCTGTATTCACAGTCGGTCAGTATTGACGACATGCGAGTTGTGGTAGAGATGAACCCGGCCAAAATGGCATCACAAGGTTTTGGCAGCCCCAACGGGCAATATCTGGAAATCTACATCAAATACGACACCCGCAGCCAAAGCGGTTATGCCTTGCGCATTGAGCGCACCAACAAATACGGTTTCGCGACCGATTACACGCTGTACCGTTATGAAAATGGTGTTGGAAAAGCTATTTCAGATTCAATATCCACCACCGCCTTCAGCCCCGGCGCCCGGGTAGAGCTGACCATCAGCAAAGGTGTATTTACTGCCAAAGCCACCACCAGCTCAGCGCGCAGCTCGGATCAAATTGCCGCCGGTTTGCCAGACAGTGTGACGCTGCTAGCCCAGGTTGAAAACAATACCTTTGGCGGTGCCGGTTTACAGCACACAGGAACGGTAGGCGGTGAAAGCCGGTTGCAGATAACCCGGCTGAGCATTAACTACGATATTAATGAGGATCACTAA
- a CDS encoding family 43 glycosylhydrolase, producing MKRLTTTAALLCLSLGAAFTHAQNPLDFGSNIKTADPSGHVWADGKMYLYTSHDEECQKDFHMKDWHVFSSENLVDWKDHGAILSVDDLSWADDFAWAPDAAYKNGKYYFVFPAGTGFKDRVNPEKSTKWMGIGIAESDSPTGPFKDMIGAPLWTEPYANDPAMFIDDDGKAYLYFHGVGENADYLVIEMADDMRSTKGEFFKMDMGGHEPKMEGPWVFKRNGLYYFTMPENNRVLTYYTATSPKGPWKYQGVIMEQENNANNHHSIVEYKGQWILFYHRWIDSPEGTCEKRQRHSAAEYLYFNEDGTIKKVERTKEGVSDFSTRVKNSAHKH from the coding sequence ATGAAACGATTGACCACTACAGCAGCGCTGCTGTGTTTATCTTTAGGCGCTGCATTTACCCATGCCCAGAACCCTCTCGATTTTGGCAGCAACATCAAAACTGCAGACCCTTCGGGTCACGTATGGGCTGATGGAAAAATGTACCTGTATACCTCGCATGATGAAGAGTGCCAGAAAGACTTTCACATGAAAGACTGGCATGTGTTTTCGTCAGAAAACCTGGTGGACTGGAAAGATCACGGTGCCATTTTGTCGGTAGACGACCTTTCATGGGCAGATGATTTTGCCTGGGCACCGGATGCGGCTTACAAAAACGGCAAGTACTATTTTGTATTTCCGGCTGGCACCGGCTTTAAAGACCGGGTAAACCCGGAAAAAAGTACCAAGTGGATGGGTATTGGTATTGCCGAAAGTGATTCACCTACTGGCCCCTTCAAAGACATGATCGGCGCGCCCTTGTGGACCGAACCCTACGCTAACGACCCGGCGATGTTTATTGATGACGACGGCAAGGCTTATTTGTATTTTCATGGCGTGGGTGAGAATGCAGATTATCTGGTGATCGAAATGGCCGACGATATGCGCAGCACCAAAGGCGAATTTTTCAAAATGGATATGGGCGGCCATGAGCCGAAAATGGAAGGCCCGTGGGTATTCAAGCGCAACGGTCTTTACTATTTCACCATGCCGGAAAATAACCGTGTGCTCACTTATTACACCGCGACTTCACCGAAAGGCCCCTGGAAATATCAGGGTGTGATTATGGAGCAGGAGAACAATGCGAATAATCACCATTCCATTGTTGAATATAAAGGCCAGTGGATTTTGTTTTACCACCGTTGGATAGATTCACCGGAAGGTACTTGCGAGAAAAGACAGCGCCACAGTGCAGCGGAATATTTGTACTTCAATGAAGATGGCACTATTAAGAAAGTTGAGCGTACCAAAGAAGGCGTAAGTGATTTTTCTACTCGCGTTAAAAACAGTGCTCACAAGCATTAA
- a CDS encoding TerC family protein: protein MEFLMDPSIWAGLLALIVLEIVLGIDNLVFIAILADKLPPHQRDKARVIGLSLALIMRLGLLSVISWMVTLTNPLFYVAGWPVSGRDMILLFGGLFLVYKATVELHEKMEGKNHVENKSTLYAGFWVVVTQIVILDAVFSLDAVITAVGMVDNIYVMMTAVVIAMTVMLLASKPLTIFVNKHPTVVILCLSFLLMIGFSLIAESFGLHIPKGYLYAAIGFSILIEVFNQLSKHNSLKNQEKQPFRERTADAIIKLISRNPLTVSPSQQVQVEQEKIFADEERYMISGVLTLSERSVKGIMTPRSDISWLDINDSQEKLRETILSVPHSFFPVARENIDNVFAMVRAKEFLDALDNETDLKPLMSKYRPVYISDHMNILQVMKVLRQSNGSPAMVVDEFGSIKGLITPLDIFEAIAGEFPDADETPEIQKMPDGTWLVSGAADLYQLELELDVNHLISRKDGSFISVAGLILEELGHIPSIDEKIVRENLMFTVREIQENRIHLVEVSIVEPENGHE, encoded by the coding sequence ATGGAATTTTTAATGGACCCCTCAATCTGGGCCGGCCTGCTCGCCCTTATCGTGCTGGAAATTGTTCTCGGCATTGATAACCTGGTTTTTATCGCCATTCTGGCGGACAAACTTCCCCCGCATCAACGCGACAAAGCACGGGTCATTGGCCTGTCGCTGGCCTTGATTATGCGGCTGGGTCTTCTTTCTGTTATCTCCTGGATGGTCACCCTCACCAACCCGCTGTTTTATGTCGCCGGTTGGCCGGTTTCCGGTCGGGATATGATTTTGCTCTTCGGCGGCCTTTTCCTGGTTTACAAAGCCACAGTTGAGCTACATGAAAAAATGGAAGGCAAAAATCACGTAGAAAACAAAAGCACGCTGTATGCCGGCTTCTGGGTGGTGGTAACCCAAATTGTTATTCTTGACGCGGTGTTCTCGCTGGACGCCGTGATTACCGCTGTCGGTATGGTGGATAACATCTATGTGATGATGACTGCTGTTGTGATTGCCATGACAGTGATGTTGCTGGCCTCCAAACCGCTGACCATTTTTGTTAACAAGCACCCCACCGTGGTTATCCTGTGCCTCAGTTTCCTGTTGATGATCGGCTTCAGCCTGATCGCAGAAAGTTTTGGCCTGCATATCCCCAAAGGCTACCTGTATGCCGCTATCGGGTTCTCTATTTTGATTGAGGTTTTCAACCAGTTAAGCAAACACAATTCGCTTAAAAATCAGGAAAAGCAGCCGTTCCGCGAGCGCACCGCTGACGCCATTATCAAGCTGATCAGCCGCAATCCGCTGACGGTTTCACCGTCACAGCAGGTACAGGTTGAGCAGGAAAAAATCTTTGCCGATGAAGAACGCTACATGATCAGCGGTGTGTTAACCCTGTCCGAGCGTTCTGTTAAAGGCATCATGACGCCGCGCAGCGATATCTCCTGGCTGGATATCAATGACTCACAGGAAAAACTGCGCGAGACTATTTTGTCGGTACCGCACAGCTTCTTCCCGGTCGCTCGGGAAAATATCGACAACGTATTTGCCATGGTGCGCGCCAAGGAATTCCTCGATGCGCTGGACAACGAAACGGATCTCAAGCCGTTGATGAGCAAATACCGCCCGGTATATATCTCTGACCATATGAATATTCTTCAGGTGATGAAGGTATTGCGTCAGTCCAACGGCAGCCCGGCGATGGTGGTAGACGAGTTTGGTTCTATCAAAGGTCTGATTACGCCGCTGGATATTTTTGAAGCGATTGCCGGTGAATTCCCGGATGCGGATGAAACCCCGGAAATTCAAAAAATGCCCGATGGCACCTGGCTGGTAAGCGGCGCCGCTGATTTGTATCAGCTGGAGCTGGAGCTGGATGTAAACCATCTGATCAGTCGCAAAGACGGCAGCTTTATCAGTGTTGCCGGTTTGATTCTGGAAGAGCTGGGGCATATTCCAAGCATTGACGAAAAAATCGTCAGGGAAAACCTGATGTTTACTGTTCGGGAAATTCAGGAAAACCGCATCCATCTGGTTGAGGTGAGTATTGTCGAACCGGAGAATGGTCACGAGTAA
- the narL gene encoding two-component system response regulator NarL, with the protein MTQQVATIMLVDDHPLLRKGLQQLIGLADNLEVIAEAGSGEEAIALGTELDPDLILLDLNMQGMNGQETLSRLRDEGVTSRIVMLTVSDADEDVLEAISRGADGYLLKDMEPELLLEQIQRALQGKMVMSEAVTQVLASAIRKPQKSPTSSLESLTGREREIIELIAQGMSNKLIARALDISDGTVKVHVKHLLKKLGLRSRVEAAVWMVNHRSAQ; encoded by the coding sequence ATGACACAGCAGGTCGCTACTATCATGCTGGTTGATGATCACCCGTTGCTGCGCAAAGGTTTGCAGCAGTTAATCGGGTTGGCTGACAACCTTGAAGTCATTGCCGAAGCGGGCAGTGGAGAAGAGGCGATTGCGCTGGGTACAGAGCTTGACCCGGATTTGATATTGCTCGATTTGAATATGCAGGGCATGAACGGCCAGGAAACCCTCAGCCGTTTGCGAGACGAAGGCGTGACCTCGCGTATTGTGATGCTGACGGTATCCGATGCCGATGAAGATGTGCTGGAAGCCATTTCACGCGGTGCTGATGGTTATTTGTTAAAAGACATGGAGCCGGAGTTGCTGCTGGAGCAAATTCAGCGCGCACTGCAAGGCAAGATGGTGATGAGCGAAGCGGTTACCCAGGTACTGGCCAGCGCGATTCGCAAACCGCAAAAAAGCCCTACCTCCAGCCTTGAAAGCCTGACCGGCCGCGAGCGGGAAATTATTGAATTGATTGCGCAGGGTATGAGTAACAAACTTATTGCGCGGGCGCTGGATATTTCTGACGGCACCGTTAAGGTACACGTTAAACACTTGCTGAAAAAACTCGGCTTGCGCTCCCGCGTAGAAGCCGCAGTGTGGATGGTAAATCACCGCTCCGCGCAATGA
- a CDS encoding MFS transporter, with protein MPQEFVHTESHASTASTTTNNEPPIWWLIACAFCCFGVWSSWSVIVVLLLQTGASYSVSALFSLLSISGLAGASLHIALGLLIPPGSARPLLMLCIGFLLIPATLLCWLPALDAPLWTLQLAALFCGLGGGSFSAFITRVCYQLPRSQQATTLGLGKGLAHLGMAASQLLLPLLVSIGLWSGAQANPLVTGQFSTLLGSDSSSEIRLQQSFLLWPLLLMLLLLFALKNFRSSETTRRETPGTGLAALGIGLGVSALGLWLTLSPEASGAGLQLSRELVLVAVALTMLVLLRFLFGAQHPAFALFNNRHTWAMSLLYAMSLGSVLGLACALPLTLELVFGYIPDGDLRLPNPNAPGVFTYIWMGPLLGVLAQPVGSWLARLFGSATVTQSCALVMMLSAACSAYYLSAAYQSTEPEQYFLTLLMLVFILFAAAGSSYAALSLAVQNRFSSRQLLHARLWLTGIASYGMFYIPHLLGEQMAQGTPAQAMIGFALFYGLCLLVNGWFYKRRERTA; from the coding sequence ATGCCACAGGAATTTGTTCACACGGAAAGTCACGCCTCTACTGCCAGCACAACAACGAACAACGAACCGCCTATCTGGTGGTTGATCGCCTGTGCCTTTTGTTGCTTCGGTGTTTGGTCAAGCTGGAGTGTTATCGTTGTTTTGCTATTGCAGACCGGGGCCAGCTATTCCGTATCAGCACTTTTTTCACTGCTGTCCATTTCCGGGCTGGCCGGTGCCAGCTTGCATATCGCGCTCGGATTACTGATACCACCCGGCAGCGCACGTCCGCTATTGATGCTCTGCATCGGCTTTCTACTGATTCCCGCTACCCTGCTCTGCTGGCTGCCCGCGCTGGACGCACCGCTGTGGACACTGCAATTGGCCGCGTTGTTTTGCGGTTTGGGCGGCGGCAGTTTTTCTGCGTTTATTACCCGTGTTTGTTACCAGTTACCGCGCTCGCAGCAAGCCACCACGCTGGGGCTGGGCAAAGGCCTAGCGCACCTTGGCATGGCTGCCAGCCAATTGCTTTTACCGCTGCTGGTCAGCATCGGCCTATGGAGCGGAGCACAAGCCAACCCGCTGGTGACCGGCCAATTCAGTACGTTGCTCGGCAGTGACAGCAGCAGCGAAATCCGGCTGCAACAATCATTTTTGTTATGGCCGCTGTTGCTGATGTTATTGCTGCTGTTTGCCTTGAAAAATTTTCGCAGCAGCGAAACCACCCGCCGCGAAACACCCGGCACCGGGCTCGCCGCGCTGGGCATTGGCCTGGGCGTAAGTGCTCTAGGATTATGGTTAACCCTGTCACCGGAAGCGTCCGGCGCAGGGCTGCAATTATCGCGGGAATTGGTACTGGTTGCGGTTGCACTCACCATGCTGGTGTTGCTGCGCTTTTTATTCGGCGCGCAACATCCGGCGTTTGCGCTGTTTAATAACCGCCATACCTGGGCCATGAGTTTGTTATACGCCATGAGCCTGGGCTCTGTTTTAGGCCTGGCTTGCGCGCTGCCATTAACGCTGGAATTGGTGTTTGGTTACATCCCCGATGGCGATTTACGATTGCCCAATCCCAATGCACCCGGCGTGTTTACCTATATCTGGATGGGGCCTTTATTGGGTGTGCTGGCACAACCGGTTGGCAGCTGGCTGGCGCGGCTTTTCGGCAGCGCCACGGTAACGCAAAGCTGCGCACTGGTTATGATGCTGAGCGCGGCATGCAGCGCTTATTATTTATCGGCCGCTTACCAATCTACCGAGCCGGAACAATATTTTTTAACGCTGTTGATGCTGGTTTTTATTTTATTTGCCGCGGCGGGTTCCAGTTATGCGGCATTGTCGCTGGCGGTGCAAAACAGGTTTTCCAGCCGCCAATTGCTGCATGCACGCCTGTGGCTGACCGGCATTGCCAGTTACGGTATGTTTTATATTCCGCACTTGCTGGGCGAGCAAATGGCGCAAGGCACACCGGCGCAAGCCATGATCGGCTTTGCGCTTTTTTATGGTTTATGTTTGCTGGTGAATGGCTGGTTTTACAAACGGCGGGAACGCACTGCTTAA
- a CDS encoding ATP-binding protein, with amino-acid sequence MRQSSIVIRISAAIAGIVALSMATMLTSYWISDRADSDAAAINIAGSLRVQSYEMGFLLAQPDVDELQLQQVLERLEYTWQHPLFNSLQHHNPALRETWQVAFDFWQEIFPRLMAKPAATEIQQLLAEQVTLLNGLVTSIQHHSESNARKLRLTQVTALFLILLLSSVVVYWLKVKVEQPLSELTRAARRVGQGDFSDRLVPRELNELGILAQTHNRMSEAIARMHEQMEERIEEQTRALQRSNTALQFLYDTAKTIIEHDPAGIDYDQIVGRLAQLIDGGDIELCLMTEAGDSPYLQIKPADNAVGLCAAENCNSCLNGETLTNATNAAGQTGLCRYSFPMLYEQRHYGVLVCRMSNRSELDHWQRQLIQSVADQLAVALSLQNQQDNARRLALVHERTVIARELHDSLAQALSYLKIQVTRLNHGLAKDDRTTLEDVSAELQEGLNSAYRQLRELLTTFRLKMDSSGLLSSLQTSIKQFSEQSVLDISLDYRLSNLPLTPNEEIHLLQIIREALQNAVRHSGGQSVTVKVYQSDQKQVQVSIEDDGVGIAQSPEKLNHYGLAIMRERSKNLGGDVTIRRREEGGTGVYFGFTPDYLQQRNLIARQGG; translated from the coding sequence ATGCGTCAGTCTTCTATTGTGATCCGAATCAGCGCCGCCATTGCCGGCATCGTAGCGCTGTCGATGGCTACCATGCTCACCTCTTACTGGATTTCTGACCGCGCCGATAGCGACGCCGCCGCCATTAATATTGCCGGTTCCTTGCGGGTACAAAGTTATGAAATGGGTTTTTTACTGGCGCAACCGGATGTTGACGAGTTGCAATTGCAGCAGGTTCTGGAGCGTTTGGAGTACACCTGGCAGCATCCTCTGTTTAACAGTTTGCAACACCACAACCCGGCATTGCGGGAAACCTGGCAGGTAGCATTCGATTTCTGGCAGGAGATTTTTCCCCGGTTAATGGCCAAACCTGCCGCCACAGAAATTCAGCAATTATTGGCCGAGCAAGTGACGTTGTTAAACGGGTTGGTCACCAGTATTCAACATCATTCCGAAAGCAATGCGCGCAAGCTGCGGTTAACCCAGGTAACGGCGCTGTTTCTGATTTTGTTGTTGTCATCGGTGGTGGTTTACTGGTTAAAAGTGAAAGTAGAACAGCCTTTATCGGAATTAACCCGCGCTGCGCGCCGCGTAGGGCAGGGCGATTTCAGCGATCGGCTGGTGCCGCGGGAGTTGAACGAGCTGGGCATTCTGGCGCAAACGCATAACCGTATGAGTGAAGCCATTGCGCGTATGCACGAACAAATGGAAGAGCGCATTGAAGAGCAAACCCGTGCCTTGCAACGCAGTAATACCGCGTTGCAATTTTTGTATGACACGGCCAAAACTATTATTGAACACGACCCGGCAGGTATTGACTACGACCAGATTGTTGGCCGCCTGGCACAGCTGATTGACGGTGGTGATATCGAACTCTGCCTGATGACCGAAGCCGGTGACAGCCCTTATTTACAAATCAAACCGGCGGACAATGCGGTTGGTTTGTGTGCGGCAGAAAACTGTAACAGTTGTTTGAATGGAGAAACCTTAACCAACGCTACCAACGCGGCTGGTCAAACCGGTTTGTGCCGTTACAGCTTTCCTATGTTGTATGAGCAGCGTCACTATGGTGTGCTGGTGTGCCGTATGAGTAACCGTAGTGAGCTGGATCATTGGCAGCGTCAGTTGATTCAATCCGTCGCTGACCAACTGGCGGTGGCCCTGAGTTTGCAAAATCAGCAAGACAACGCCCGTCGTTTGGCACTGGTGCATGAACGTACGGTTATTGCGCGTGAACTGCATGACTCGCTGGCGCAGGCGCTGTCTTATTTAAAAATTCAGGTAACAAGGTTGAACCACGGTTTGGCCAAAGATGACCGCACCACCCTGGAAGATGTGTCGGCAGAATTGCAGGAAGGCTTGAATTCGGCCTACCGGCAATTGCGTGAGCTGCTCACTACTTTCCGTTTGAAAATGGATTCCTCCGGGCTGCTCAGTTCCTTGCAAACCAGTATCAAACAATTCAGTGAACAATCGGTGCTGGATATTTCTCTCGATTACCGGTTGAGTAATTTGCCGCTCACACCCAACGAAGAAATTCACTTGCTGCAAATTATCCGTGAAGCTTTACAAAACGCCGTGCGCCACAGTGGCGGCCAGTCGGTGACGGTGAAGGTGTACCAGAGCGACCAAAAGCAGGTGCAGGTGAGTATTGAAGACGATGGCGTGGGTATCGCCCAGTCACCGGAAAAGCTCAATCATTACGGGTTGGCGATTATGCGCGAACGCAGTAAGAACCTCGGTGGTGATGTGACGATTAGGCGGCGCGAGGAAGGTGGCACCGGGGTGTATTTTGGTTTCACTCCGGATTATTTACAGCAGCGCAATTTGATTGCAAGGCAGGGCGGCTAA
- the hemN gene encoding oxygen-independent coproporphyrinogen III oxidase, which produces MTLFNTSVTWNNELISRYDLAGPRYTSYPTAPQFSDQFSMSDMHAAIERSNATANPLSLYFHIPFCDTLCFYCGCNKIVTHHKERAMPYLQRLDREMQMQAAWFDTQRQVEQLHWGGGTPTFISDAEMTWLMAATRKHFSLLDDDSGEYSVEIHPGRVSASTMGHLRDLGFNRVSMGVQDFDAKVQKAVNRYNTPEDVRSLVQALRAQQYHSISMDLIYGLPLQTRASFTETLKQVIDLSPDRLSLFNYAHLPHLFKSQALIKADQLPSAQQKLDILQSSIEQLQQAGYVYVGMDHFAKPQDSLVKAQQAGKLQRNFQGYSTHGHCDLLSFGVSSISAFGDVYLQNSKQLDDYYQRIDQQQPAFVRGFTLSKEDLLRQRVINQLICHFHLDFQPIQEEFGIAPTEYFANELAELQPMVEDGLISIDDKGIQVHNTGRLLIRRICMVFDAYLNQGTMIRYSKVI; this is translated from the coding sequence ATGACTTTATTCAACACATCCGTTACCTGGAATAATGAACTGATCAGCCGTTACGATCTGGCCGGGCCGCGCTACACCTCCTACCCTACCGCGCCGCAGTTCAGCGATCAATTCTCCATGAGTGATATGCACGCGGCTATTGAGCGCAGTAACGCCACGGCCAACCCGCTCTCACTGTATTTTCACATCCCCTTTTGCGACACCCTGTGTTTTTATTGTGGCTGCAACAAAATTGTTACTCACCATAAAGAACGGGCAATGCCTTACCTGCAGCGCCTCGACCGTGAGATGCAAATGCAAGCAGCATGGTTTGATACCCAACGACAGGTAGAGCAATTGCACTGGGGCGGCGGCACCCCGACGTTTATCAGCGATGCAGAAATGACCTGGTTAATGGCAGCCACGCGCAAGCATTTCTCACTGCTGGATGATGACAGCGGTGAGTACTCGGTAGAAATTCACCCCGGCAGAGTCTCTGCCAGTACCATGGGGCATTTGCGTGATCTTGGTTTTAACCGCGTCAGCATGGGCGTGCAGGACTTTGATGCAAAAGTACAAAAAGCGGTCAATCGCTACAACACCCCGGAAGATGTTCGCTCGCTGGTGCAAGCGTTGCGCGCGCAGCAATATCACTCCATCAGCATGGATTTGATTTACGGCCTGCCGCTACAAACTCGTGCCAGCTTTACCGAAACCCTGAAACAGGTGATTGATTTATCGCCCGATCGCCTATCGCTTTTCAACTACGCGCACCTGCCGCATTTATTTAAAAGCCAGGCGCTGATCAAGGCAGACCAGCTGCCTTCCGCGCAGCAGAAGCTCGATATTCTGCAGTCGTCCATCGAACAATTACAGCAAGCCGGATACGTGTACGTGGGCATGGATCACTTTGCCAAACCACAAGACAGCCTGGTAAAAGCACAACAAGCTGGCAAACTGCAACGCAACTTCCAGGGCTATTCTACCCACGGCCATTGTGATTTATTGTCTTTCGGCGTTTCGTCCATCAGCGCGTTTGGCGATGTGTATTTACAAAACAGTAAACAATTGGATGATTATTATCAGCGCATCGACCAGCAACAACCGGCCTTTGTACGCGGCTTTACTCTGAGTAAAGAAGACCTGTTGCGCCAGCGTGTGATTAACCAGCTGATCTGCCACTTTCATCTGGATTTTCAACCGATACAGGAAGAGTTTGGCATTGCGCCAACCGAATACTTTGCTAACGAGCTGGCAGAGCTCCAACCGATGGTAGAGGACGGCCTGATCAGCATTGACGACAAGGGCATTCAGGTACACAACACCGGCCGCCTGCTAATCCGCCGCATCTGCATGGTATTTGACGCCTACCTCAATCAGGGGACGATGATTCGGTATTCGAAGGTGATTTAG
- a CDS encoding GNAT family N-acetyltransferase: protein MNIIPLGERMEFIEELAALHHSEWGHLNPSLTLEKRIGKLASLAGGRSIPSIFIATSGNELIGSAALVLEDMQSRPDLSPWLAAVYVKEKYRSQGVASALVAKCEYEAKRSKVDTLYLYTEFASKLYERLGWRSLEPCMYRDVSVNIMYKEI from the coding sequence ATGAACATTATCCCGTTAGGCGAAAGAATGGAATTCATTGAGGAGCTGGCAGCACTTCATCATTCGGAGTGGGGGCATTTGAATCCGTCTTTAACCTTGGAAAAGCGCATAGGAAAGCTTGCCAGTTTAGCGGGCGGAAGGAGTATCCCCTCAATATTTATCGCTACCTCTGGAAATGAGCTTATTGGTTCTGCTGCATTGGTGCTGGAAGATATGCAATCAAGACCTGACTTATCGCCCTGGCTGGCTGCAGTTTATGTAAAAGAAAAATATCGGAGCCAGGGAGTTGCTTCCGCTCTGGTTGCCAAATGCGAATATGAAGCAAAGAGATCAAAGGTTGATACCTTATATCTTTATACTGAATTTGCTTCGAAACTGTATGAGAGGTTGGGTTGGCGGAGTTTGGAGCCTTGCATGTATAGAGATGTTTCAGTCAATATTATGTATAAAGAGATTTAA